A window of Cygnus atratus isolate AKBS03 ecotype Queensland, Australia unplaced genomic scaffold, CAtr_DNAZoo_HiC_assembly HiC_scaffold_192, whole genome shotgun sequence contains these coding sequences:
- the SHC1 gene encoding SHC-transforming protein 1 isoform X1, whose amino-acid sequence MDLLQKSKYSHLRNESVSSLEEAGGGGGAPASPVESLAGTRSLPGSLSSSSLSPMLPLGELSSESEDSPTTLCSFFPKMANLKLSNPANLLSLRGSSAGSLKEPGSPGEPGPAGTLAPAPGGAGGPDSAGPVAVCSQDMNKLSCGKKTRVEGGQLGGDEWTRHGSFVNKPTRGWLHPDDKVMGPGVSYHVRYMGCVEVLQSMRALDFNTRTQVTREAIGLVCEAVPGAKGAVRRRKPCGRSLNSILGKSNLKFAGMPITLTISTSSLNLMASDCKQIIANHHMQSISFASGGDPDTAEYVAYVAKDPVNQRACHILECPEGLAQDVISTIGQAFELRFKQYLKNPPKLVTPHDRMAGFDGSAWDEEEEEPAPDHQYYNDFPGKEPPIGGVVDMRLREGAAQTPNHLGATLPIGQTSGGEYDPRKQHAPAQAGREKYPAAAGAAGRTDLFDDPSYVNVQNVDKARQASAAGAPATANGSAQRDLFDMKPFEDALRVPPAVPVSLPPAQVVASMEEQLRREPWYHGKMNRKEAEKLLKVNGDFLVRESTTTPGQYVLTGLQGGQPKHLLLVDPEGVVRTKDHRFESVSHLISYHMDNHLPIISAGSEMCLQQPVERRL is encoded by the exons ATGGATCTCCTGCAGAAGAGCAAATACAGCCACCTGCGGAATGAGTCCGTCTCCTCCCTGGAGGAGgcggggggtggcgggggggccCCGGCCTCCCCCGTGGAGTCCCTTGCGGGCACGCGGTCTCTGCCTGGCTCCCTGTCGTCCTCCTCCCTCAGCCCCATGCTGCCTCTCGGGGAGCTCTCATCCGAGTCGGAGGACAGCCCCACCACCCTCTGCTCCTTCTTCCCCAAAATGGCCAACCTGAAGCTCTCGAACCCCGCCAACCTGCTCAGCCTGCGGGGCTCCTCGGCTGGCAGCCTCAAGGAGCCCGGGAGCCCAggggagcccggcccggccgggaCGCTCGCACCGGCACCGGGAGGAGCCGGCGGCCCCGATTCAGCGGGACCTGTCGCTGTCTGTTCCCAGGATATGAACAAGCTGAGCTGCGGGAAGAAGACGCGGGTGGAAGGCGGCCAGCTGGGCGGCGATGAATGGACCCGCCACGGCAGCTTTGTCAATAAGCCCACGCGCGGCTGGCTGCACCCGGACGACAAGGTCATGGGCCCGGGGGTCTCCTACCACGTCAGG TACATGGGCTGCGTGGAAGTCCTCCAGTCCATGAGGGCTTTGGATTTCAACACCAGGACCCAGGTCACCAG GGAGGCGATCGGCCTGGTGTGCGAGGCTGTGCCCGGTGCCAAGGGAGCTGTGcggaggaggaag ccctgcggccGCTCCCTGAACTCCATCCTGGGGAAGAGCAACCTGAAGTTCGCCGGCATGCCCATCACCCTGACCATCTCCACCAGCAGCCTCAACCTCATGGCCTCCGACTGCAAGCAG ATCATTGCCAACCATCACATGCAGTCCATCTCCTTCGCTTCTGGTGGAGACCCG GACACCGCTGAGTACGTCGCCTACGTTGCCAAAGATCCCGTCAACCAGAGAG CCTGCCATATCCTGGAGTGCCCTGAGGGCTTGGCGCAGGACGTGATCAGCACCATCGGGCAGGCCTTCGAGCTGCGCTTCAAGCAGTACCTGAAGAACCCCCCGAAGCTGGTGACGCCCCACGACAG GATGGCGGGGTTCGACGGCTCTGCctgggatgaggaggaggaggaaccaGCCCCAGACCACCAGTACTACAACGACTTCCCCGGCAAGGAGCCTCCCATCGGGGGGGTCGTGGACATGCGGCTGCGGGAGGGGGCTGCGCAGACCCCCAACCACCTGGGGGCCACGCTG CCCATCGGCCAGACGTCTGGTGGGGAGTACGACCCCCGGAAGCAGCACGCTCCTGCCCAGG cagggagagagaaatacCCGGCTGCAGCAGGCGCGGCCGGCCGCACGGACCTGTTTGATGACCCGTCCTACGTGAACGTGCAGAACGTGGACAAGGCGCGCCAGGCGTCAGCTGCCGGCGCCCCCGCGACAGCCAACGGCAGCGCCCAGCGGGACCTTTTCGACATGA AGCCCTTTGAGGATGCCCTGCGCGTCCCCCCTGCCGTGCCGGTGAGCCTGCCGCCGGCCCAGGTGGTGGCCTCCATGGAGGAGCAGCTGCGCCGGGAGCCCTGGTACCACGGGAAGATGAACCGCAAGGAGGCCGAGAAGCTGCTGAAAGTGAACGGAGACTTCCTGGTGCGGGAGAGCACCACCACCCCGGGCCAGTACGTGCTGACCGGTTTGCAGGGCGGGCAGCCCAAGCACCTGCTGCTCGTTGATCCCGAAGGAGTG
- the SHC1 gene encoding SHC-transforming protein 1 isoform X2, which produces MNKLSCGKKTRVEGGQLGGDEWTRHGSFVNKPTRGWLHPDDKVMGPGVSYHVRYMGCVEVLQSMRALDFNTRTQVTREAIGLVCEAVPGAKGAVRRRKPCGRSLNSILGKSNLKFAGMPITLTISTSSLNLMASDCKQIIANHHMQSISFASGGDPDTAEYVAYVAKDPVNQRACHILECPEGLAQDVISTIGQAFELRFKQYLKNPPKLVTPHDRMAGFDGSAWDEEEEEPAPDHQYYNDFPGKEPPIGGVVDMRLREGAAQTPNHLGATLPIGQTSGGEYDPRKQHAPAQAGREKYPAAAGAAGRTDLFDDPSYVNVQNVDKARQASAAGAPATANGSAQRDLFDMKPFEDALRVPPAVPVSLPPAQVVASMEEQLRREPWYHGKMNRKEAEKLLKVNGDFLVRESTTTPGQYVLTGLQGGQPKHLLLVDPEGVVRTKDHRFESVSHLISYHMDNHLPIISAGSEMCLQQPVERRL; this is translated from the exons ATGAACAAGCTGAGCTGCGGGAAGAAGACGCGGGTGGAAGGCGGCCAGCTGGGCGGCGATGAATGGACCCGCCACGGCAGCTTTGTCAATAAGCCCACGCGCGGCTGGCTGCACCCGGACGACAAGGTCATGGGCCCGGGGGTCTCCTACCACGTCAGG TACATGGGCTGCGTGGAAGTCCTCCAGTCCATGAGGGCTTTGGATTTCAACACCAGGACCCAGGTCACCAG GGAGGCGATCGGCCTGGTGTGCGAGGCTGTGCCCGGTGCCAAGGGAGCTGTGcggaggaggaag ccctgcggccGCTCCCTGAACTCCATCCTGGGGAAGAGCAACCTGAAGTTCGCCGGCATGCCCATCACCCTGACCATCTCCACCAGCAGCCTCAACCTCATGGCCTCCGACTGCAAGCAG ATCATTGCCAACCATCACATGCAGTCCATCTCCTTCGCTTCTGGTGGAGACCCG GACACCGCTGAGTACGTCGCCTACGTTGCCAAAGATCCCGTCAACCAGAGAG CCTGCCATATCCTGGAGTGCCCTGAGGGCTTGGCGCAGGACGTGATCAGCACCATCGGGCAGGCCTTCGAGCTGCGCTTCAAGCAGTACCTGAAGAACCCCCCGAAGCTGGTGACGCCCCACGACAG GATGGCGGGGTTCGACGGCTCTGCctgggatgaggaggaggaggaaccaGCCCCAGACCACCAGTACTACAACGACTTCCCCGGCAAGGAGCCTCCCATCGGGGGGGTCGTGGACATGCGGCTGCGGGAGGGGGCTGCGCAGACCCCCAACCACCTGGGGGCCACGCTG CCCATCGGCCAGACGTCTGGTGGGGAGTACGACCCCCGGAAGCAGCACGCTCCTGCCCAGG cagggagagagaaatacCCGGCTGCAGCAGGCGCGGCCGGCCGCACGGACCTGTTTGATGACCCGTCCTACGTGAACGTGCAGAACGTGGACAAGGCGCGCCAGGCGTCAGCTGCCGGCGCCCCCGCGACAGCCAACGGCAGCGCCCAGCGGGACCTTTTCGACATGA AGCCCTTTGAGGATGCCCTGCGCGTCCCCCCTGCCGTGCCGGTGAGCCTGCCGCCGGCCCAGGTGGTGGCCTCCATGGAGGAGCAGCTGCGCCGGGAGCCCTGGTACCACGGGAAGATGAACCGCAAGGAGGCCGAGAAGCTGCTGAAAGTGAACGGAGACTTCCTGGTGCGGGAGAGCACCACCACCCCGGGCCAGTACGTGCTGACCGGTTTGCAGGGCGGGCAGCCCAAGCACCTGCTGCTCGTTGATCCCGAAGGAGTG